One region of Primulina tabacum isolate GXHZ01 chromosome 1, ASM2559414v2, whole genome shotgun sequence genomic DNA includes:
- the LOC142550933 gene encoding xylose isomerase-like isoform X1: protein MKYWFPNVFKLDLFLLTTIRMKSAVFLFLVLFLNGVANIVTAAVPPTCPADVESDCANGSGEWEGEFFPGIPKIKYEGPSSKNHLAYKWYNAEEEILGKNMKDWMRFSVAFWHTFRGTGGDPFGAPTKIWPWEDGTDSLAMAKRRMRANFEFINKLGVDRWCFHDRDISPAGKTIKETNANLDAVVALAKELQGTKIRPLWGTAQLFHHPRFMHGAATSSELGVYAYSAAQVKKAMEVTHYLGGENYVFWGGREGYQSLLNTDMERELDHMARFFEAAVEYKKKIGFNGTLLIEPKPQEPTKHQYDWDAATATNFLRKYGLIDEFKLNIECNHATLSGHSCHHELETSRINGVLGNIDANTGDPQVGWDTDQFMMDVGEATSVMLTVIKNGGLAPGGFNFDAKLRRESTDVEDLFISHIAGMDTLARGLRNAAKLIEDGSLAELVRKRYQSFDSELGAQIEAGKTDFELLEKKAMEWGEPVVASAKQELAEMIFQAAL from the exons ATGAAATATTGGTTCCCAAATGTGTTTAAATT AGACCTTTTTCTGCTCACGACGATACGAATGAAGAGTGCAGTTTTCTTGTTTTTGGTTCTGTTTCTTAACGGGGTCGCTAATATAGTG ACTGCCGCTGTACCGCCAACGTGTCCTGCAGATGTTGAGAGTGATTGTGCCAATGGTTCTGGTGAATGGGAAGGGGAGTTCTTCCCAGGTATTCCGAAGATTAAATACGAG GGTCCTTCCAGCAAGAACCATCTCGCATATAAATGGTATAATGCGGAGGAGGAAATTCTTGGGAAAAATATGAAG GACTGGATGAGATTCAGTGTTGCCTTTTGGCATACTTTCCGTGGAACTGGGGGTGATCCGTTTGGAGCACCAACGAAGATATGGCCATGGGAAGATGGCACCGACTCTTTGGCGATGGCTAAGAGAAGAA TGAGAGCAAACTTTGAGTTCATAAACAAGCTTGGCGTAGACAGATGGTGCTTCCACGATCGGGACATATCTCCAGCTGGTAAAACTATCAAG GAAACTAATGCCAACTTGGATGCAGTGGTGGCTCTTGCCAAGGAGCTTCAG GGAACAAAGATTCGTCCGTTGTGGGGTACTGCCCAGTTGTTCCACCATCCTCGGTTCATGCACGGAGCTGCAACTAG CTCTGAACTAGGAGTGTATGCATACTCTGCAGCACAGGTCAAGAAAGCCATGGAG GTTACACATTATCTTGGTGGAGAAAACTATGTATTTTGGGGTGGCCGTGAGGGTTATCAATCTCTTTTGAACACAGACATGGAAAGAGAGCTCGATCATATG GCAAGGTTTTTCGAAGCAGCTGTGGAGTATAAGAAAAAAATTGGATTTAATG GTACACTTCTTATTGAACCAAAACCCCAAGAGCCTACAAAGCATCA GTATGACTGGGACGCAGCAACAGCTACTAATTTCCTTCGAAAATATGGATTGATAG ACGAATTTAAACTTAACATCGAGTGCAACCATGCAACTCTGTCTGGTCACAG CTGTCATCATGAGCTCGAGACTTCAAGAATCAACGGTGTGCTGGGGAATATTGATGCAAACACTGGCGACCCTCAAGTTG GTTGGGATACAGACCAGTTTATGATGGATGTAGGAGAAGCAACATCAGTTATgctcactgttataaaaaat GGAGGACTTGCACCGGGAGGATTCAATTTTGATGCAAAACT GCGAAGAGAAAGCACAGATGTTGAAGACTTGTTCATTTCTCACATTGCCGGCATGGACACTTTGGCTCGTGGGCTCCGAAATGCTGCCAAGCTAATTGAG GATGGTTCCCTTGCTGAGCTTGTTCGCAAGAGGTATCAAAGTTTTGACTCTGAACTGGGGGCTCAAATAGAG GCTGGAAAAACTGACTTTGAGTTGCTGGAGAAGAAGGCCATGGAATGGGGAGAGCCCGTGGTTGCTTCTGCTAAGCAG GAGTTGGCTGAGATGATCTTCCAGGCTGCCCTGTAA
- the LOC142550933 gene encoding xylose isomerase-like isoform X2, which translates to MLVLKFNLRDLFLLTTIRMKSAVFLFLVLFLNGVANIVTAAVPPTCPADVESDCANGSGEWEGEFFPGIPKIKYEGPSSKNHLAYKWYNAEEEILGKNMKDWMRFSVAFWHTFRGTGGDPFGAPTKIWPWEDGTDSLAMAKRRMRANFEFINKLGVDRWCFHDRDISPAGKTIKETNANLDAVVALAKELQGTKIRPLWGTAQLFHHPRFMHGAATSSELGVYAYSAAQVKKAMEVTHYLGGENYVFWGGREGYQSLLNTDMERELDHMARFFEAAVEYKKKIGFNGTLLIEPKPQEPTKHQYDWDAATATNFLRKYGLIDEFKLNIECNHATLSGHSCHHELETSRINGVLGNIDANTGDPQVGWDTDQFMMDVGEATSVMLTVIKNGGLAPGGFNFDAKLRRESTDVEDLFISHIAGMDTLARGLRNAAKLIEDGSLAELVRKRYQSFDSELGAQIEAGKTDFELLEKKAMEWGEPVVASAKQELAEMIFQAAL; encoded by the exons ATGTtggttttgaaatttaattTGAG AGACCTTTTTCTGCTCACGACGATACGAATGAAGAGTGCAGTTTTCTTGTTTTTGGTTCTGTTTCTTAACGGGGTCGCTAATATAGTG ACTGCCGCTGTACCGCCAACGTGTCCTGCAGATGTTGAGAGTGATTGTGCCAATGGTTCTGGTGAATGGGAAGGGGAGTTCTTCCCAGGTATTCCGAAGATTAAATACGAG GGTCCTTCCAGCAAGAACCATCTCGCATATAAATGGTATAATGCGGAGGAGGAAATTCTTGGGAAAAATATGAAG GACTGGATGAGATTCAGTGTTGCCTTTTGGCATACTTTCCGTGGAACTGGGGGTGATCCGTTTGGAGCACCAACGAAGATATGGCCATGGGAAGATGGCACCGACTCTTTGGCGATGGCTAAGAGAAGAA TGAGAGCAAACTTTGAGTTCATAAACAAGCTTGGCGTAGACAGATGGTGCTTCCACGATCGGGACATATCTCCAGCTGGTAAAACTATCAAG GAAACTAATGCCAACTTGGATGCAGTGGTGGCTCTTGCCAAGGAGCTTCAG GGAACAAAGATTCGTCCGTTGTGGGGTACTGCCCAGTTGTTCCACCATCCTCGGTTCATGCACGGAGCTGCAACTAG CTCTGAACTAGGAGTGTATGCATACTCTGCAGCACAGGTCAAGAAAGCCATGGAG GTTACACATTATCTTGGTGGAGAAAACTATGTATTTTGGGGTGGCCGTGAGGGTTATCAATCTCTTTTGAACACAGACATGGAAAGAGAGCTCGATCATATG GCAAGGTTTTTCGAAGCAGCTGTGGAGTATAAGAAAAAAATTGGATTTAATG GTACACTTCTTATTGAACCAAAACCCCAAGAGCCTACAAAGCATCA GTATGACTGGGACGCAGCAACAGCTACTAATTTCCTTCGAAAATATGGATTGATAG ACGAATTTAAACTTAACATCGAGTGCAACCATGCAACTCTGTCTGGTCACAG CTGTCATCATGAGCTCGAGACTTCAAGAATCAACGGTGTGCTGGGGAATATTGATGCAAACACTGGCGACCCTCAAGTTG GTTGGGATACAGACCAGTTTATGATGGATGTAGGAGAAGCAACATCAGTTATgctcactgttataaaaaat GGAGGACTTGCACCGGGAGGATTCAATTTTGATGCAAAACT GCGAAGAGAAAGCACAGATGTTGAAGACTTGTTCATTTCTCACATTGCCGGCATGGACACTTTGGCTCGTGGGCTCCGAAATGCTGCCAAGCTAATTGAG GATGGTTCCCTTGCTGAGCTTGTTCGCAAGAGGTATCAAAGTTTTGACTCTGAACTGGGGGCTCAAATAGAG GCTGGAAAAACTGACTTTGAGTTGCTGGAGAAGAAGGCCATGGAATGGGGAGAGCCCGTGGTTGCTTCTGCTAAGCAG GAGTTGGCTGAGATGATCTTCCAGGCTGCCCTGTAA
- the LOC142550933 gene encoding xylose isomerase-like isoform X3 has translation MKSAVFLFLVLFLNGVANIVTAAVPPTCPADVESDCANGSGEWEGEFFPGIPKIKYEGPSSKNHLAYKWYNAEEEILGKNMKDWMRFSVAFWHTFRGTGGDPFGAPTKIWPWEDGTDSLAMAKRRMRANFEFINKLGVDRWCFHDRDISPAGKTIKETNANLDAVVALAKELQGTKIRPLWGTAQLFHHPRFMHGAATSSELGVYAYSAAQVKKAMEVTHYLGGENYVFWGGREGYQSLLNTDMERELDHMARFFEAAVEYKKKIGFNGTLLIEPKPQEPTKHQYDWDAATATNFLRKYGLIDEFKLNIECNHATLSGHSCHHELETSRINGVLGNIDANTGDPQVGWDTDQFMMDVGEATSVMLTVIKNGGLAPGGFNFDAKLRRESTDVEDLFISHIAGMDTLARGLRNAAKLIEDGSLAELVRKRYQSFDSELGAQIEAGKTDFELLEKKAMEWGEPVVASAKQELAEMIFQAAL, from the exons ATGAAGAGTGCAGTTTTCTTGTTTTTGGTTCTGTTTCTTAACGGGGTCGCTAATATAGTG ACTGCCGCTGTACCGCCAACGTGTCCTGCAGATGTTGAGAGTGATTGTGCCAATGGTTCTGGTGAATGGGAAGGGGAGTTCTTCCCAGGTATTCCGAAGATTAAATACGAG GGTCCTTCCAGCAAGAACCATCTCGCATATAAATGGTATAATGCGGAGGAGGAAATTCTTGGGAAAAATATGAAG GACTGGATGAGATTCAGTGTTGCCTTTTGGCATACTTTCCGTGGAACTGGGGGTGATCCGTTTGGAGCACCAACGAAGATATGGCCATGGGAAGATGGCACCGACTCTTTGGCGATGGCTAAGAGAAGAA TGAGAGCAAACTTTGAGTTCATAAACAAGCTTGGCGTAGACAGATGGTGCTTCCACGATCGGGACATATCTCCAGCTGGTAAAACTATCAAG GAAACTAATGCCAACTTGGATGCAGTGGTGGCTCTTGCCAAGGAGCTTCAG GGAACAAAGATTCGTCCGTTGTGGGGTACTGCCCAGTTGTTCCACCATCCTCGGTTCATGCACGGAGCTGCAACTAG CTCTGAACTAGGAGTGTATGCATACTCTGCAGCACAGGTCAAGAAAGCCATGGAG GTTACACATTATCTTGGTGGAGAAAACTATGTATTTTGGGGTGGCCGTGAGGGTTATCAATCTCTTTTGAACACAGACATGGAAAGAGAGCTCGATCATATG GCAAGGTTTTTCGAAGCAGCTGTGGAGTATAAGAAAAAAATTGGATTTAATG GTACACTTCTTATTGAACCAAAACCCCAAGAGCCTACAAAGCATCA GTATGACTGGGACGCAGCAACAGCTACTAATTTCCTTCGAAAATATGGATTGATAG ACGAATTTAAACTTAACATCGAGTGCAACCATGCAACTCTGTCTGGTCACAG CTGTCATCATGAGCTCGAGACTTCAAGAATCAACGGTGTGCTGGGGAATATTGATGCAAACACTGGCGACCCTCAAGTTG GTTGGGATACAGACCAGTTTATGATGGATGTAGGAGAAGCAACATCAGTTATgctcactgttataaaaaat GGAGGACTTGCACCGGGAGGATTCAATTTTGATGCAAAACT GCGAAGAGAAAGCACAGATGTTGAAGACTTGTTCATTTCTCACATTGCCGGCATGGACACTTTGGCTCGTGGGCTCCGAAATGCTGCCAAGCTAATTGAG GATGGTTCCCTTGCTGAGCTTGTTCGCAAGAGGTATCAAAGTTTTGACTCTGAACTGGGGGCTCAAATAGAG GCTGGAAAAACTGACTTTGAGTTGCTGGAGAAGAAGGCCATGGAATGGGGAGAGCCCGTGGTTGCTTCTGCTAAGCAG GAGTTGGCTGAGATGATCTTCCAGGCTGCCCTGTAA
- the LOC142550985 gene encoding uncharacterized protein LOC142550985 — MGSSEERIVAVIMVGGPNKGTRFRPLSLNIPKPLFPLAGQPMVNHPISACKQIPNLAQVYLIGFYEEREFALFVSSTSNELKVPIRYLREDKPHGSAGGLYNFRDLIMEDNPSHIVLLNCDVCCSFPLPEMLDAHKRYGGLGTILVIKVSPESASQFGELVADPDTNELLHYTEKPETFVSDRINCGVYIFTPDIFTAIQGVSSQRKDRATLRRVSSFEALQPANRSLPTDFVRLDQDILSPLAGKKQFYVYETLDFWEQIKTPGMSLKCSGLYLAQFRFTSPHLLASGDGTKKSTISGDVYTHPSAKVHPTAKIGPNVSISANARIAAGVRLVRCIILDDVEIKENAVVIHAIVGWKSSIGRWSRVQGAGDYNEKLGVTILGESVSVEDEVAVVNCIVLPNKTLNVSVREEIIL, encoded by the exons ATGGGGAGTTCGGAAGAGAGAATTGTTGCTGTGATCATGGTGGGAGGACCCAATAAAG GTACCAGATTCAGACCATTGTCATTAAATATTCCAAAACCCCTGTTTCCTTTGGCTGGACAACCGATGGTTAATCATCCAATATCTGCTTGTAAACAG ATCCCAAATCTAGCACAGGTCTATCTTATTGGTTTCTATGAGGAGCGTGAATTTGCGCTTTTTGTATCTTCAACTTCTAATGAGCTCAAAGTTCCCATTCG ATACTTGCGAGAGGACAAGCCACATGGTTCTGCTGGTGGACTTTATAATTTTAGGGATCTGATCATGGAAGACAATCCG TCACACATAGTTTTGCTGAACTGTGATGTTTGTTGCAGTTTTCCATTGCCTGAGATGCTAG ATGCCCACAAAAGATACGGGGGGCTTGGAACAATATTGGTTATCAAG GTTTCTCCTGAGTCAGCTAGCCAGTTTGGGGAACTTGTGGCTGATCCTGATACTAATGAGCTGTTGCATTACACTGAGAAACCTGAAACTTTT GTGAGTGACCGAATTAATTGCGGTGTGTACATATTTACCCCGGATATCTTTACGGCTATTCAAGGTGTATCCTCTCAACGAAAAGACAGAG CTACTTTGAGGCGTGTATCCAGCTTTGAAGCACTTCAACCTGCAAACAG GAGTCTTCCCACTGATTTTGTaagattggatcaagatattcTTTCACCACTAGCTGGGAAGAAACAATTTTATGTGTATGAAACCTTGGACTTCTGGGAGCAAATTAAAACACCAGG AATGTCTCTGAAATGTTCAGGCTTATACCTAGCCCAATTTAGGTTTACGTCACCACATCTCTTGGCAAGTGGAGATGGCACCAAGAAATCTACCATTTCGGGCGACGTATACACTCATCCATCTGCAAAAGTTCATCCAACAGCGAAG ATTGGTCCAAACGTTTCGATCTCAGCCAATGCTCGAATAGCAGCTGGTGTAAGACTTGTTCGCTGCATTATTCTTGATGATGTTGAAATCAAG GAAAATGCGGTTGTTATTCATGCAATTGTTGGTTGGAAGTCTTCCATTGGAAGGTGGTCCAGAGTACAG GGTGCAGGAGATTACAACGAGAAGCTTGGAGTTACGATTCTCG GTGAATCGGTTTCAGTGGAAGATGAAGTTGCAGTGGTCAACTGCATTGTCCTTCCAAACAAGACTCTAAATGTTAGTGTTCGTGAAGAAATCATCCTCTAA
- the LOC142550966 gene encoding pentatricopeptide repeat-containing protein At1g74900, mitochondrial: MAVVPNRIAKLHRPFTSSLSKPPSPQPPPPDPTTITDLILGSENQQSLTQTLHSLNLWIPSLVHAILKRLWNHGPKALQFFNALDCHPLYSHSATAFDYAIDIAARMRDYRTIWALMRRMRTQNLGPTTKTFAIILERYVSNGKADKAVKIFLSMHEYGCQQNLSSFNAFLDVLCKSKRAEMAYKLLKIFRGRFRADVISYNVIANGFCLRKQTPKALEVLREMIERRLQPTLTTYNTLLKGYFRAGQLKEGWEFFLQMKKRKIDIDVVSYTTIVHGFGVVGEVEKAKKVFDEMVGAGVLPSVATYNAMIQVLCKKDSVENAIVMFDEMLRKGYVPNAVTYNLVIRGLCHAGKMEMAIDYMNKMKDDCEPTIQSFNVIIRYYCDDGEIEKALELFKKMNGGSVLPNLDTYNILISSLFVRKKSDDMLLAGKLLIEMVERGYLPRKFTLNRVLNGLLLTGNQEFAKYILRMQSKFGRLPRQFRL; encoded by the coding sequence ATGGCCGTTGTACCAAACAGAATCGCCAAACTGCACCGCCCCTTCACCTCTTCCCTTTCAAAACCACCGTCGCCCCAGCCACCACCGCCGGACCCCACTACCATCACCGACCTAATCCTCGGTTCAGAAAACCAGCAATCATTGACTCAAACCCTCCACTCTCTCAACCTATGGATCCCAAGTTTAGTCCACGCAATCCTCAAACGCCTCTGGAACCACGGCCCCAAAGCCCTTCAATTCTTCAACGCTCTCGACTGCCACCCTCTGTATTCCCACTCTGCCACCGCCTTTGACTATGCTATCGACATCGCTGCACGAATGCGGGACTACAGAACCATCTGGGCCCTCATGCGCCGTATGAGAACTCAAAATTTGGGTCCCACCACCAAAACCTTCGCCATTATCTTGGAAAGGTACGTCTCTAATGGAAAAGCTGATAAAGCGGTTAAGATCTTCTTGTCGATGCATGAATATGGTTGCCAACAGAATTTAAGCTCGTTTAATGCGTTCCTTGATGTGTTATGTAAGTCGAAACGGGCTGAAATGGCATATAAATTGCTTAAGATTTTCAGGGGTAGGTTTAGGGCTGACGTTATTAGCTATAATGTGATTGCAAATGGGTTCTGCCTAAGGAAGCAAACACCGAAGGCGCTGGAAGTTTTGAGGGAGATGATTGAGAGGCGTTTGCAGCCCACATTAACTACTTATAATACACTGCTTAAGGGGTATTTTAGAGCTGGACAACTTAAGGAAGGTTGGGAATTTTTCTTACAAATGAAGAAGAGGAAGATTGATATAGATGTTGTCAGTTATACGACTATAGTTCATGGATTTGGTGTTGTAGGTGAAGTCGAGAAGGCAAAAAAAGTGTTCGATGAAATGGTGGGAGCTGGGGTTCTTCCCTCTGTTGCTACTTACAATGCTATGATTCAAGTTTTATGTAAGAAAGATAGTGTAGAAAATGCAATCGTGATGTTTGATGAAATGTTGAGGAAGGGTTACGTTCCAAACGCCGTAACTTATAATTTAGTTATTAGAGGGCTGTGTCATGCAGGGAAAATGGAAATGGCGATTGATTATATGAATAAAATGAAAGATGATTGTGAGCCAACCATTCAGTCGTTTAATGTCATCATTCGGTATTATTGCGATGATGGAGAAATAGAGAAGGCTTTGGAGCTCTTCAAGAAGATGAATGGTGGAAGTGTTTTGCCTAATTTGGACACTTACAACATCTTGATCAGTTCACTGTTTGTGAGAAAAAAGTCGGATGATATGTTGCTTGCTGGGAAGTTACTGATAGAAATGGTTGAGAGAGGGTACTTACCTCGGAAATTTACACTAAATCGGGTTCTGAACGGTCTTCTACTTACCGGTAATCAAGAGTTTGCGAAATATATTTTAAGGATGCAGAGTAAATTTGGCCGTCTTCCTCGGCAATTCAGATTATGA
- the LOC142550975 gene encoding uncharacterized protein LOC142550975: MDADEKLKALKKAYADIILNISKEAAGRVTASEGKAVRYQHELKVAKEEGSRMLTRLKQMMDSKVHKAEATSVNQHKKIEELEAQLNEAEDIVRDLREEVTVVLDELEKVKNDNERLINEVDAPFSRKIAVENPIYSYQSSTSPPPKSLDESAIASDATIPYLCKTNSCSKCHNGTTCSCHSYIGNTDLPSIILRCVESRLYRKGCSQRIHACERNSLKRNMCLLGEIDKMKGKSLGVVKYRSFNPFLQKRKRTYRKRKIITPLSGKKSDILLKLEHLHELSARNKPRPVEISQSNEEDLRLVSRLPPDKDEQQTSLGCSEYSEKDEAKTDKDNELIEEMVSCKETGVEESLRSLDHKMEVEKVDVASHSLSDTTTGLPSQPKRERVIKITFERKRKRKVFSGSGENVSLRTEERIGDKQNGHQDLELPEPGLVLESLRDSMSNLMLESKVNRQMAQVAHQLIALSETKWWD; this comes from the exons ATGGACGCCGACGAG AAATTGAAGGCGTTGAAGAAGGCCTATGCAGATATAATTTTGAACATATCTAAGGAGGCGGCAGGAAGGGTTACAGCTTCTGAGGGGAAGGCAGTGAGATATCAGCATGAGTTGAAGGTGGCAAAAGAGGAGGGCTCACGAATGTTGACGCGCCTGAAGCAAATGATGGATTCTAAG GTTCATAAAGCGGAAGCAACATCAGTGAATCAGCACAAGAAGATTGAGGAACTTGAAGCTCAACTTAATGAAGCTGAGGATATTGTAAGAGATCTCAGAGAAGAGGTGACTGTAGTGCTCGATGAGCTGGAAAAGGTAAAAAACGACAATGAGCGTCTCATTAACGAAGTCGATGCCCCTTTTTCACGAAAAATAGCTGTTGAGAATCCTATTTATTCATATCAATCCAGTACATCCCCTCCTCCAAAATCACTTGACGAATCTGCTATAGCTTCGGATGCTACAATACCTTATCTGTGCAAGACAAATTCATGTTCCAAGTGCCATAATGGAACAACTTGCTCATGTCATTCATATATTGGGAATACTGATTTGCCTTCTATAATATTGAGATGCGTGGAGTCGCGACTATACAGAAAGGGATGCTCACAAAGAATCCATGCGTGTGAGAGGAACTCTTTGAAAAGGAATATGTGTCTCTTAGGGGAAATTGATAAAATGAAGGGTAAATCATTGGGAGTTGTTAAGTATAGGAGCTTCAATCCTTTCCTTCAGAAAAGGAAGAGAACCtacagaaaaagaaaaattataacACCCTTGAGTGGGAAGAAATCTGATATTTTACTGAAACTTGAACATTTACATGAACTCTCTGCAAGAAACAAGCCTCGTCCTGTCGAAATTAGTCAGTCTAACGAGGAAGATTTAAGGCTAGTTTCGCGGCTTCCACCAGATAAAGATGAACAACAAACTTCTCTAGGGTGTTCAGAATATTCTGAAAAGGATGAGGCAAAAACAGACAAGGATAATGAACTGATTGAGGAAATGGTGTCATGCAAGGAAACTGGAGTTGAAGAGAGTTTACGGTCTCTGGATCATAAGATGGAAGTTGAAAAGGTTGATGTTGCATCGCATAGTTTGTCTGACACTACAACAGGGCTTCCTAGCCAACCTAAGAGGGAAAGAGTTattaaaattacatttgaaAGGAAGCGAAAGAGAAAAGTTTTCAGTGGATCTGGCGAGAATGTTTCTCTTCGAACAGAAGAGAGAATTGGCGATAAGCAAAATGGCCATCAGGATCTAGAGCTGCCAGAGCCTGGTTTGGTGTTGGAGTCGCTAAGAGATAGTATGTCAAACTTGATGCTGGAGTCGAAAGTTAATAGGCAAATGGCTCAAGTTGCTCATCAG CTTATAGCTTTATCAGAAACAAAGTGGTGGGATTGA
- the LOC142519840 gene encoding PLASMODESMATA CALLOSE-BINDING PROTEIN 2-like yields the protein MAAGFVFTVLLLAMAEHSSGSWCVCKDGISNAELQKTLDYACGAGADCNPTHQNGPCFNPNTVKAHCSYAVNSYFQKNRQAPAACNFTGTATIVTSNPSSAAGCAYPATASSTPTSTTPVTTVSGMPTTTTTNGGSPLVMTPTGVLGGPNNGLGPSGINNDISGEGIRPPRVFVFWFSLLLAFAGLLLE from the exons ATGGCTGCAGGTTTTGTGTTTACTGTGCTCCTCTTGGCCATGGCTGAGCATTCAA GTGGAAGCTGGTGCGTTTGCAAGGATGGGATCAGTAACGCAGAGTTGCAAAAGACACTGGACTACGCATGCGGAGCCGGGGCAGATTGCAACCCGACCCATCAAAATGGACCCTGCTTCAACCCAAACACCGTCAAAGCTCACTGCAGCTATGCTGTCAACAGTTATTTCCAAAAAAACCGGCAGGCCCCCGCCGCCTGTAATTTCACCGGCACCGCCACCATTGTCACTTCGAACCCTA GTAGTGCAGCTGGATGTGCTTATCCTGCTACTGCTAG TTCCACCCCAACCTCCACCACCCCGGTAACCACAGTAAGCGGCATGCCAACCACCACCACGACAAATGGCGGCTCGCCGCTTGTGATGACTCCTACAGGGGTATTAGGAGGGCCAAACAACGGTTTAGGGCCATCAGGAATCAACAACGACATAAGCGGAGAAGGAATCCGACCACCACGTGTATTCGTCTTTTGGTTCTCTCTATTGCTCGCATTTGCAGGACTTCTTTTGGAGTAA
- the LOC142551032 gene encoding LOW QUALITY PROTEIN: flavin-containing monooxygenase FMO GS-OX-like 9 (The sequence of the model RefSeq protein was modified relative to this genomic sequence to represent the inferred CDS: inserted 1 base in 1 codon), protein MICSRGISKKVCVIGAGPSGLVTTREMRKEGHNVVVLEQNHDIGGQWMYNPEVEDEDPLGKNDFMKVHSSVYSSXRLASPREIMGFTDFPFVIKKDRDVRRFPGHREVLLYLQDFCEYFELRGMIRFNTIVLNIQMLEYPGILGEDLKWVVRSKEVELEKEVEEVFDAVVVATGHYSQPRLPKIKGMEVWRRKQLHSHVYRIPEPFKNEVVVVVGSSISGQDISMELVDVAKKIHLSAKSSHAISQGLSKVISKYDTLHLHPQIESLHEDGKVLFNDGSWVIADSIIYCTGYSYSFPFLDTKGIVAIDDNRVGPLFEHTFPPSLPPSLSFVGIPGKLIGFPFFEAQAKWIAQLLCGKTRLPSWDDMMLSIKDFYQSKDIAGIPKHHTHDISSFEYCDKYGDYIGFPHLEKWRKELCLSSVRNAEINLETFRDVYHEDEEMLQQAYQSSHFTQLIDRSRIP, encoded by the exons ATGATTTGTTCAAGGGGCATCTCCAAGAAAGTATGCGTGATCGGCGCGGGCCCATCCGGCCTCGTCACGACCCGGGAGATGAGGAAAGAAGGCCACAATGTGGTGGTTCTCGAACAGAATCATGATATCGGAGGTCAATGGATGTATAACCCTGAGGTGGAGGATGAAGATCCCCTGGGCAAAAATGATTTCATGAAAGTTCATAGTAGCGTTTACTCGT TGCGCTTAGCGTCTCCCAGGGAGATAATGGGGTTCACTGATTTCCCATTTGTGATCAAGAAAGATAGGGATGTGAGGAGATTTCCAGGTCACAGGGAAGTTCTTTTGTATTTGCAAGATTTTTGTGAATACTTTGAGTTGAGAGGGATGATAAGATTTAATACTATTGTCCTCAACATTCAGATGTTGGAGTATCCTGGAATTTTGGGGGAAGACTTGAAGTGGGTGGTTAGAAGCAAGGAGGTTGAACTTGAGAAGGAGGTGGAGGAAGTCTTCGATGCGGTGGTCGTCGCCACCGGACATTATTCTCAACCTAGGTTGCCTAAAATtaaag GAATGGAGGTGTGGAGAAGAAAGCAACTGCATAGTCACGTTTACAGGATCCCAGAACCTTTCAAGAACGAG gTTGTTGTGGTAGTTGGAAGTTCAATAAGTGGGCAAGATATATCGATGGAGCTTGTTGACGTGGCAAAGAAGATCCACCTAAGTGCAAAATCGTCCCATGCAATTTCTCAAGGTTTATCAAAAGTCATCTCCAAATATGATACTCTACACCTTCATCCCCAG ATAGAATCATTGCATGAAGATGGGAAGGTTTTATTCAATGATGGATCGTGGGTAATTGCCGACTCTATTATATACTGCACAGG GTATTCATATTCATTCCCATTTCTTGACACCAAAGGAATTGTGGCGATAGACGATAACAGAGTTGGCCCACTATTTGAGCACACATTCCCTCCTTCATTACCTCCTTCTCTATCATTTGTTGGTATCCCTGGAAAG CTTATAGGGTTTCCCTTCTTTGAAGCCCAAGCAAAATGGATTGCTCAACTGTTGTGTGGGAAAACAAGGTTGCCATCATGGGATGATATGATGCTATCAATCAAAGACTTTTATCAATCAAAGGATATTGCGGGGATTCCTAAGCACCACACTCACGATATCTCCAGTTTTGAG TATTGTGATAAGTATGGAGATTACATCGGTTTCCCACATTTAGAGAAGTGGAGAAAAGAGCTTTGCCTTTCATCTGTGCGAAATGCAGAGATTAACTTAGAGACATTTCGTGATGTATATCATGAAGATGAAGAGATGCTGCAACAAGCCTATCAAAGTTCTCACTTCACTCAGCTAATTGATCGGTCTCGAATCCCATGA